The following coding sequences are from one Dreissena polymorpha isolate Duluth1 chromosome 8, UMN_Dpol_1.0, whole genome shotgun sequence window:
- the LOC127842823 gene encoding uroporphyrinogen-III synthase-like isoform X1, whose product MAGKIVLLFRAPKEHGEDLFEVALQAEGYITHNVPVLEFQFMNLDRLAACLQCWESYQAVVFTSQRAVEATVKAQSLAKCLNTGEAMNTNLQCFVVGESTSKAACEAGFKPQGAGSGNAENLADYITKSLLKPGKPLLYPCGNLRRDTLSCKLKVAGFSLEEIEVYKTVKSSHIKEEIEAVLHKVGSPDYAVFFSPSGVQCTVDLLKDDTLSLKHAKVIAIGPTTERELVSQGIEVMATAPLPSPEGLLAAIDQHS is encoded by the exons ATGGCTGGAAAGATTGTCCTATTATTCAGAGCTCCTAAAGAACATGGGGAAGATCTATTTGAAGTG GCTTTACAAGCTGAAGGTTACATTACACACAATGTTCCTGTCCTGGAGTTCCAGTTTATGAACCTTGATAGACTGGCAGCCTGCTTGCAGTGTTGGGAATCCTACCAGGCTGTGGTGTTCACCAGTCAACGTGCTGTGGAGGCCACAGTTAAGGCACAGAGTCTTGCTAAAT GTTTGAATACTGGTGAGGCCATGAACACAAACTTGCAATGTTTTGTGGTGGGGGAAAGCACTTCAAAAGCAG CCTGTGAGGCAGGCTTCAAGCCACAGGGTGCTGGAAGTGGAAACGCAGAGAACCTTGCAGACTACATAACAAAAA GTTTATTGAAACCAGGCAAACCCTTGTTGTATCCGTGTGGAAACCTTCGACGTGACACACTGTCTTGTAAACTTAAAGTGGCTG GATTTTCTTTAGAAGAAATAGAAGTGTATAAAACGGTTAAAAGCAGTCACATAAAAGAAGAGATTGAAGCTGTCTTACACAAAGTG GGAAGTCCAGACTATGCAGTATTCTTTAGTCCATCAGGTGTACAGTGTACTGTTGATCTACTAAAAGATGATACCCTATCATTGAAACATGCCAAG GTGATAGCCATTGGTCCCACTACAGAGAGGGAGCTTGTATCTCAGGGTATTGAAGTCATGGCAACGGCCCCTTTGCCCAGCCCCGAGGGCCTCCTGGCGGCAATAGACCAACACTCCTGA
- the LOC127842823 gene encoding uroporphyrinogen-III synthase-like isoform X2, which translates to MAGKIVLLFRAPKEHGEDLFEVALQAEGYITHNVPVLEFQFMNLDRLAACLQCWESYQAVVFTSQRAVEATVKAQSLAKCLNTGEAMNTNLQCFVVGESTSKAACEAGFKPQGAGSGNAENLADYITKSLLKPGKPLLYPCGNLRRDTLSCKLKVAEEIEVYKTVKSSHIKEEIEAVLHKVGSPDYAVFFSPSGVQCTVDLLKDDTLSLKHAKVIAIGPTTERELVSQGIEVMATAPLPSPEGLLAAIDQHS; encoded by the exons ATGGCTGGAAAGATTGTCCTATTATTCAGAGCTCCTAAAGAACATGGGGAAGATCTATTTGAAGTG GCTTTACAAGCTGAAGGTTACATTACACACAATGTTCCTGTCCTGGAGTTCCAGTTTATGAACCTTGATAGACTGGCAGCCTGCTTGCAGTGTTGGGAATCCTACCAGGCTGTGGTGTTCACCAGTCAACGTGCTGTGGAGGCCACAGTTAAGGCACAGAGTCTTGCTAAAT GTTTGAATACTGGTGAGGCCATGAACACAAACTTGCAATGTTTTGTGGTGGGGGAAAGCACTTCAAAAGCAG CCTGTGAGGCAGGCTTCAAGCCACAGGGTGCTGGAAGTGGAAACGCAGAGAACCTTGCAGACTACATAACAAAAA GTTTATTGAAACCAGGCAAACCCTTGTTGTATCCGTGTGGAAACCTTCGACGTGACACACTGTCTTGTAAACTTAAAGTGGCTG AAGAAATAGAAGTGTATAAAACGGTTAAAAGCAGTCACATAAAAGAAGAGATTGAAGCTGTCTTACACAAAGTG GGAAGTCCAGACTATGCAGTATTCTTTAGTCCATCAGGTGTACAGTGTACTGTTGATCTACTAAAAGATGATACCCTATCATTGAAACATGCCAAG GTGATAGCCATTGGTCCCACTACAGAGAGGGAGCTTGTATCTCAGGGTATTGAAGTCATGGCAACGGCCCCTTTGCCCAGCCCCGAGGGCCTCCTGGCGGCAATAGACCAACACTCCTGA
- the LOC127842823 gene encoding uroporphyrinogen-III synthase-like isoform X3, translating into MAGKIVLLFRAPKEHGEDLFEVALQAEGYITHNVPVLEFQFMNLDRLAACLQCWESYQAVVFTSQRAVEATVKAQSLAKCLNTGEAMNTNLQCFVVGESTSKAACEAGFKPQGAGSGNAENLADYITKSLLKPGKPLLYPCGNLRRDTLSCKLKVAEIEVYKTVKSSHIKEEIEAVLHKVGSPDYAVFFSPSGVQCTVDLLKDDTLSLKHAKVIAIGPTTERELVSQGIEVMATAPLPSPEGLLAAIDQHS; encoded by the exons ATGGCTGGAAAGATTGTCCTATTATTCAGAGCTCCTAAAGAACATGGGGAAGATCTATTTGAAGTG GCTTTACAAGCTGAAGGTTACATTACACACAATGTTCCTGTCCTGGAGTTCCAGTTTATGAACCTTGATAGACTGGCAGCCTGCTTGCAGTGTTGGGAATCCTACCAGGCTGTGGTGTTCACCAGTCAACGTGCTGTGGAGGCCACAGTTAAGGCACAGAGTCTTGCTAAAT GTTTGAATACTGGTGAGGCCATGAACACAAACTTGCAATGTTTTGTGGTGGGGGAAAGCACTTCAAAAGCAG CCTGTGAGGCAGGCTTCAAGCCACAGGGTGCTGGAAGTGGAAACGCAGAGAACCTTGCAGACTACATAACAAAAA GTTTATTGAAACCAGGCAAACCCTTGTTGTATCCGTGTGGAAACCTTCGACGTGACACACTGTCTTGTAAACTTAAAGTGGCTG AAATAGAAGTGTATAAAACGGTTAAAAGCAGTCACATAAAAGAAGAGATTGAAGCTGTCTTACACAAAGTG GGAAGTCCAGACTATGCAGTATTCTTTAGTCCATCAGGTGTACAGTGTACTGTTGATCTACTAAAAGATGATACCCTATCATTGAAACATGCCAAG GTGATAGCCATTGGTCCCACTACAGAGAGGGAGCTTGTATCTCAGGGTATTGAAGTCATGGCAACGGCCCCTTTGCCCAGCCCCGAGGGCCTCCTGGCGGCAATAGACCAACACTCCTGA
- the LOC127842823 gene encoding uroporphyrinogen-III synthase-like isoform X4: MAGKIVLLFRAPKEHGEDLFEVALQAEGYITHNVPVLEFQFMNLDRLAACLQCWESYQAVVFTSQRAVEATVKAQSLAKCLNTGEAMNTNLQCFVVGESTSKAACEAGFKPQGAGSGNAENLADYITKSLLKPGKPLLYPCGNLRRDTLSCKLKVAGFSLEEIEVYKTVKSSHIKEEIEAVLHKVVIAIGPTTERELVSQGIEVMATAPLPSPEGLLAAIDQHS; encoded by the exons ATGGCTGGAAAGATTGTCCTATTATTCAGAGCTCCTAAAGAACATGGGGAAGATCTATTTGAAGTG GCTTTACAAGCTGAAGGTTACATTACACACAATGTTCCTGTCCTGGAGTTCCAGTTTATGAACCTTGATAGACTGGCAGCCTGCTTGCAGTGTTGGGAATCCTACCAGGCTGTGGTGTTCACCAGTCAACGTGCTGTGGAGGCCACAGTTAAGGCACAGAGTCTTGCTAAAT GTTTGAATACTGGTGAGGCCATGAACACAAACTTGCAATGTTTTGTGGTGGGGGAAAGCACTTCAAAAGCAG CCTGTGAGGCAGGCTTCAAGCCACAGGGTGCTGGAAGTGGAAACGCAGAGAACCTTGCAGACTACATAACAAAAA GTTTATTGAAACCAGGCAAACCCTTGTTGTATCCGTGTGGAAACCTTCGACGTGACACACTGTCTTGTAAACTTAAAGTGGCTG GATTTTCTTTAGAAGAAATAGAAGTGTATAAAACGGTTAAAAGCAGTCACATAAAAGAAGAGATTGAAGCTGTCTTACACAAAGTG GTGATAGCCATTGGTCCCACTACAGAGAGGGAGCTTGTATCTCAGGGTATTGAAGTCATGGCAACGGCCCCTTTGCCCAGCCCCGAGGGCCTCCTGGCGGCAATAGACCAACACTCCTGA
- the LOC127842823 gene encoding uroporphyrinogen-III synthase-like isoform X5, translated as MAGKIVLLFRAPKEHGEDLFEVALQAEGYITHNVPVLEFQFMNLDRLAACLQCWESYQAVVFTSQRAVEATVKAQSLAKCLNTGEAMNTNLQCFVVGESTSKAACEAGFKPQGAGSGNAENLADYITKSLLKPGKPLLYPCGNLRRDTLSCKLKVAEEIEVYKTVKSSHIKEEIEAVLHKVVIAIGPTTERELVSQGIEVMATAPLPSPEGLLAAIDQHS; from the exons ATGGCTGGAAAGATTGTCCTATTATTCAGAGCTCCTAAAGAACATGGGGAAGATCTATTTGAAGTG GCTTTACAAGCTGAAGGTTACATTACACACAATGTTCCTGTCCTGGAGTTCCAGTTTATGAACCTTGATAGACTGGCAGCCTGCTTGCAGTGTTGGGAATCCTACCAGGCTGTGGTGTTCACCAGTCAACGTGCTGTGGAGGCCACAGTTAAGGCACAGAGTCTTGCTAAAT GTTTGAATACTGGTGAGGCCATGAACACAAACTTGCAATGTTTTGTGGTGGGGGAAAGCACTTCAAAAGCAG CCTGTGAGGCAGGCTTCAAGCCACAGGGTGCTGGAAGTGGAAACGCAGAGAACCTTGCAGACTACATAACAAAAA GTTTATTGAAACCAGGCAAACCCTTGTTGTATCCGTGTGGAAACCTTCGACGTGACACACTGTCTTGTAAACTTAAAGTGGCTG AAGAAATAGAAGTGTATAAAACGGTTAAAAGCAGTCACATAAAAGAAGAGATTGAAGCTGTCTTACACAAAGTG GTGATAGCCATTGGTCCCACTACAGAGAGGGAGCTTGTATCTCAGGGTATTGAAGTCATGGCAACGGCCCCTTTGCCCAGCCCCGAGGGCCTCCTGGCGGCAATAGACCAACACTCCTGA